A stretch of Desulfurivibrio alkaliphilus AHT 2 DNA encodes these proteins:
- a CDS encoding NADH:ubiquinone reductase (Na(+)-transporting) subunit B, translating into MKALDRFLRSLAPHFHQGGRLQRWYPLYEATDSFLMGSRLTNPGAPHVRDAIDFKRIMITVIIALIPCVLMALWNTGYQANLALVNLGLELPAGWRGVVMSRVGVDPASLSSNLVHGALYFLPVYLVCVVVGSVWETIFNIIRGHEFSEAFLVTSLLLPLTLPPTIPLWQVAVGTSFGVIFAKEVFGGVGRNFMNPALTARAFLFFAYPAEMSGDEVWVGVDGLSSATPLATLAAAPADQPVAALDFTWGAAFAGIIPGSMGETSALACLLGAALLLVTRIASWRIMLAMLLGALACSLPFWLIGSPDNPMANVPPHWHLVLGGFALGLVFMATDPVTAPHTEAGKWLYGLFIGALTIILRVLNPAFPEGVMLAILLGNIFAPLFDYLVIQANIRRRALRYG; encoded by the coding sequence ATCAAGGCTCTGGATCGATTTCTGCGCTCGTTGGCGCCGCACTTCCACCAGGGCGGCCGGCTGCAGCGTTGGTACCCGCTGTACGAGGCCACCGACAGCTTCCTCATGGGCAGCCGGCTTACCAACCCCGGCGCACCCCACGTGCGGGATGCCATCGATTTCAAGCGGATCATGATCACGGTGATCATCGCCCTGATCCCCTGCGTGCTGATGGCCCTGTGGAACACCGGCTACCAGGCCAACCTGGCCCTGGTCAACCTCGGGCTGGAACTGCCGGCCGGCTGGCGCGGGGTGGTGATGAGCCGGGTGGGGGTTGACCCCGCCAGTCTTTCCTCCAACCTGGTGCACGGGGCGCTCTACTTCCTGCCCGTTTACCTGGTCTGCGTGGTGGTGGGCAGTGTCTGGGAGACGATTTTCAATATTATCCGCGGCCATGAGTTTTCTGAAGCCTTCCTGGTCACCAGCCTGCTGCTGCCCCTGACCCTGCCGCCCACCATTCCCCTGTGGCAGGTTGCGGTGGGCACCAGCTTCGGGGTAATTTTCGCCAAGGAGGTGTTCGGCGGGGTGGGGCGCAACTTCATGAACCCGGCGCTGACCGCCCGGGCCTTCCTTTTCTTTGCCTACCCCGCCGAGATGAGCGGCGATGAGGTGTGGGTGGGGGTCGACGGCCTGAGCAGCGCCACCCCCCTGGCCACCCTGGCCGCCGCCCCCGCCGATCAGCCGGTGGCCGCTTTGGACTTCACCTGGGGCGCGGCCTTTGCCGGCATCATCCCCGGTTCCATGGGCGAGACCTCGGCCTTGGCCTGCCTGCTGGGGGCCGCCCTGCTGCTGGTTACCCGCATCGCCTCCTGGCGGATCATGCTGGCCATGCTGCTGGGGGCATTGGCCTGTAGCCTGCCGTTCTGGCTCATCGGCTCGCCGGACAACCCCATGGCCAACGTGCCGCCCCACTGGCACCTGGTGCTGGGCGGCTTTGCCCTGGGGCTGGTCTTCATGGCCACCGATCCGGTCACCGCCCCCCACACCGAGGCGGGCAAATGGCTCTACGGGCTCTTTATCGGCGCCCTGACCATTATCCTGCGGGTGCTCAACCCCGCCTTTCCCGAAGGGGTGATGCTGGCCATCCTGCTGGGCAATATCTTTGCGCCGCTCTTCGACTACCTGGTGATTCAGGCCAATATCCGGCGGAGGGCGCTGCGTTATGGCTAA
- a CDS encoding Na(+)-translocating NADH-quinone reductase subunit C: MAKESTARTVLTVLLLALVCSTLVAGTAVGLRERQEANQRQDEMRNVLIAADLYQPGADVEELFKTVEARIINLEDGALLPPEKMDPAEYNQLKAALDRELGRELPKDADQARLGRREDYSLVYLVRENGELAKVVLPIRGRGMWSMMHGYVALGPDLNTVAGATFYRHGETPGLGSEIENRDWLAGWRGKKVYDADGRPALRVVKGEAPPGEEGRHQIDGISSATGTLRGVSDLLQFWFGDHGFKPFLERYRDGGIHNG, translated from the coding sequence ATGGCTAAGGAGAGTACCGCCCGAACGGTGTTGACCGTGCTGCTGCTGGCCCTGGTCTGTTCGACCCTGGTGGCCGGCACGGCGGTGGGGCTTAGAGAGCGGCAGGAGGCCAACCAGCGCCAGGACGAGATGAGAAACGTCCTGATCGCCGCCGATTTGTACCAGCCGGGCGCCGATGTCGAGGAACTTTTCAAAACCGTGGAGGCCCGCATTATCAACTTGGAAGACGGCGCTTTACTGCCGCCCGAGAAAATGGACCCGGCGGAGTACAACCAGCTCAAGGCCGCCCTCGACCGCGAACTTGGTCGGGAATTGCCCAAGGATGCCGACCAGGCCCGCCTGGGTCGCCGGGAAGACTACTCCCTGGTGTACCTGGTGCGGGAAAACGGTGAGCTGGCCAAAGTGGTACTGCCCATCCGGGGCCGGGGGATGTGGTCCATGATGCACGGCTACGTGGCCCTGGGGCCCGATCTCAACACCGTGGCCGGCGCCACCTTTTACCGCCATGGTGAAACCCCCGGCCTGGGCAGCGAAATTGAAAACCGCGACTGGCTGGCCGGCTGGCGGGGCAAAAAAGTTTACGATGCCGACGGCCGGCCCGCCCTGCGGGTGGTCAAGGGTGAAGCACCGCCGGGGGAGGAAGGCCGCCACCAGATTGATGGCATCTCCAGCGCCACCGGCACCTTGAGGGGGGTAAGCGACCTGCTGCAATTCTGGTTCGGCGATCACGGTTTCAAACCGTTTCTGGAACGGTACCGCGACGGAGGAATCCATAATGGCTGA
- a CDS encoding NADH:ubiquinone reductase (Na(+)-transporting) subunit D, whose product MAEETRGQLFFKAIFERNPITVLVLGICSALAVTGNMATALVMSICLTLVTAIASTTISLLRENIPNTVRIGIQITIIATLVILVDQVLKAYFYDLSRQLSIYVGLIITNCIVMGRAEGFAMSNPPDKAFLDGLGNGLGYSFILMSVAFFRELFGAGTLFGVTVLPLVTRDGWYQGNGMMLLPASAFFLVALLIWLLREIYPSQREKE is encoded by the coding sequence ATGGCTGAGGAAACCCGGGGGCAGTTGTTTTTCAAGGCGATTTTCGAGCGCAACCCCATCACCGTGCTGGTGCTGGGGATCTGCTCGGCCCTGGCAGTTACCGGCAATATGGCCACCGCCCTGGTGATGTCCATCTGCCTGACCCTGGTCACCGCTATTGCCAGCACCACCATCAGCCTGCTGCGGGAGAATATCCCCAACACGGTGCGCATCGGCATCCAGATCACCATCATCGCCACCCTGGTGATTCTGGTGGACCAGGTGCTTAAGGCTTATTTCTACGATCTTTCCCGCCAGCTTTCCATCTACGTGGGGCTGATCATCACCAACTGTATCGTCATGGGCCGGGCCGAGGGCTTTGCCATGAGCAACCCGCCGGACAAGGCCTTTCTCGACGGCCTGGGCAACGGCCTGGGCTATTCGTTTATCCTGATGAGTGTGGCCTTCTTTCGGGAACTGTTCGGGGCCGGCACCCTGTTCGGGGTCACCGTGCTGCCGCTGGTCACCCGGGACGGCTGGTATCAGGGCAACGGCATGATGCTGCTGCCGGCCAGCGCCTTTTTCCTGGTGGCCCTGCTGATCTGGCTGCTGCGGGAAATTTATCCGTCGCAACGGGAAAAGGAGTAA
- the nqrE gene encoding NADH:ubiquinone reductase (Na(+)-transporting) subunit E, with protein sequence MFGHYFEIFFTALFVENLVLTFFLGMCTFLAISRQVKTAFGLGLAVVIIQAITVPLNNLIYNLVLQPGALGWLGLADIDLTFLGLLVYIGVIAATVQILEMFLDRYVPALYNTLGIFLPLLTVNCAILGASLFMVERDYALGESVAYGLGAGGGFLIAVVLLAGIREKLEYADPPAGLRGLGVTFIAAGLMAMAFMGIAGIAF encoded by the coding sequence ATGTTCGGCCACTATTTCGAGATCTTTTTCACCGCGCTCTTTGTCGAGAACCTGGTGCTCACCTTTTTCCTGGGGATGTGCACCTTTCTGGCCATTTCCCGGCAGGTCAAAACCGCCTTCGGGCTGGGGCTGGCGGTGGTGATCATCCAGGCCATCACCGTGCCGCTCAACAACCTGATCTACAATCTGGTGCTGCAACCCGGTGCACTGGGCTGGCTGGGGCTGGCCGATATCGACCTGACCTTCCTCGGGCTGCTGGTCTATATCGGGGTGATCGCGGCAACGGTGCAGATCCTGGAGATGTTTCTCGACCGGTATGTGCCGGCGCTCTACAACACCCTGGGGATCTTTCTGCCGCTGCTCACCGTCAACTGCGCCATCCTCGGCGCCAGCCTGTTCATGGTGGAGCGGGATTACGCCCTGGGTGAGAGTGTGGCCTACGGTCTGGGGGCCGGCGGCGGTTTTCTGATTGCCGTGGTGCTGCTGGCCGGGATACGGGAAAAACTGGAATACGCCGACCCGCCCGCCGGCCTGCGCGGCCTGGGGGTAACCTTCATCGCCGCCGGCCTGATGGCCATGGCTTTTATGGGAATCGCGGGAATTGCCTTCTAA
- the nqrF gene encoding NADH:ubiquinone reductase (Na(+)-transporting) subunit F: protein MFEIVVAIVAYLVIQTFLVGLIIAAKRKLLPGGDLTIVVNGEKKLTVPPGGKLLTALADQGIFLSSACGGGGSCAQCRATVKSGGGAILPTERSHINRREAREGVRLACQVPVKRDMEIEVPPEMLETKKWRCVVESNHHIATFIKELVLKLPPGEEVDFKPGGYIQIEIPPYVLSFSDFDIAEKFLGDWTRFKLFQYMSKVHQPVTRAYSMANYPGEKGMLKLNVRLATPPLDEEEVNPTPPGKASSYIFNLKPGDEVTISGPYGEFFIREGESEMVYVGAGAGMAPLRSHIFELLKGRQSKRKISFWYGGRCLREVFYLNDFEQLAREFPNFSFHLSLSRPRPEDNWTGPVGHIHKTLYQNYLKDHEAPEDIQYYACGPPAMTASLIEMLQELGVERDHIFFDDFG from the coding sequence ATGTTTGAAATAGTGGTTGCCATAGTCGCCTACTTGGTGATCCAGACCTTCCTGGTGGGGTTGATCATCGCCGCCAAGCGCAAGCTGCTGCCCGGCGGGGATCTGACCATTGTGGTAAACGGCGAGAAAAAACTCACCGTGCCGCCAGGCGGCAAGCTGCTCACCGCCCTGGCCGACCAGGGGATTTTTCTCTCCTCGGCCTGCGGCGGCGGCGGCTCCTGCGCCCAGTGCCGGGCCACGGTTAAAAGCGGCGGCGGGGCCATTCTGCCCACCGAGCGCTCCCATATCAATCGGCGGGAAGCCCGGGAGGGGGTGCGCCTGGCCTGCCAGGTGCCGGTGAAGCGGGACATGGAAATCGAGGTGCCGCCGGAGATGCTGGAGACCAAAAAGTGGCGCTGCGTGGTGGAATCAAACCACCATATCGCCACCTTCATCAAGGAACTGGTGCTCAAGCTGCCCCCCGGTGAGGAGGTGGATTTCAAGCCCGGGGGGTATATCCAGATCGAAATCCCGCCCTATGTGCTCTCTTTTTCCGATTTCGACATCGCCGAAAAATTTCTGGGCGACTGGACCCGTTTCAAACTGTTCCAGTACATGTCCAAGGTCCACCAGCCGGTGACCCGGGCCTATTCCATGGCCAACTACCCTGGCGAAAAGGGGATGCTCAAACTCAACGTGCGGCTGGCCACCCCGCCCCTGGATGAAGAGGAGGTCAACCCCACCCCGCCGGGCAAGGCGTCTTCCTATATCTTCAACCTCAAACCCGGCGATGAAGTGACCATCTCCGGGCCTTACGGCGAGTTTTTTATCCGGGAAGGCGAGTCGGAAATGGTCTATGTGGGGGCCGGGGCCGGTATGGCGCCCCTGCGCAGCCACATTTTCGAACTGCTCAAGGGGCGGCAGAGCAAGCGCAAGATCTCATTCTGGTACGGCGGCCGCTGCCTGCGGGAGGTATTTTACCTCAACGATTTTGAACAGCTGGCCCGGGAGTTTCCCAATTTCTCCTTCCACCTCTCACTCTCCCGCCCCCGGCCGGAGGACAACTGGACCGGCCCCGTGGGCCATATCCACAAGACACTGTACCAAAACTATCTCAAGGATCACGAGGCCCCCGAAGACATCCAATACTACGCCTGCGGCCCCCCGGCCATGACCGCCTCCCTGATCGAGATGCTGCAGGAGCTGGGGGTAGAACGTGATCACATCTTCTTCGACGACTTCGGCTAA
- the ccsA gene encoding cytochrome c biogenesis protein CcsA, translated as MENLISAVETYSQGGALLMPLLLLCALLLTVTGLGNLLAPRPFMPRWSGRLLQLTAVLMLLGFLGMIWFHWQIAQHAVLELPEQLAAMLNQQLEAMNRGATYGIPLYDPQSPPRYLIPPWIEYQRYYFWFFCFALMALLVHRRLDNQRFRGSLYLLLAAQLVVLYVWADPFREPLPRFFAEITPWFTAPSAWEQLGMFMQLYPRLEFYYTASYMWFHPPLLFISYACITIFFAVSLLMLIRRELEVERVGYDYAKFGYFLLTLGMLLGYPWALKAWGPNWWWDPKVSSSIMLWAIFSTYLHTRIYANKKGMWYFSAALGLLCFVAMIFTFVASYIFPGEHSL; from the coding sequence ATGGAAAATCTGATTTCTGCGGTTGAAACTTACAGTCAAGGCGGGGCCTTGCTGATGCCCCTGCTGCTGCTTTGCGCCCTGCTGTTAACGGTTACCGGCCTGGGCAATCTGCTGGCCCCCCGCCCTTTCATGCCCCGCTGGTCGGGCCGGCTGCTGCAGCTCACCGCCGTCTTGATGCTACTGGGCTTTCTGGGAATGATCTGGTTTCACTGGCAGATCGCCCAGCACGCGGTGCTGGAACTGCCGGAGCAACTGGCGGCCATGCTCAACCAGCAACTGGAAGCGATGAACCGGGGGGCCACCTACGGCATCCCGCTGTACGATCCCCAGTCCCCGCCCCGTTACCTGATTCCGCCCTGGATCGAGTACCAGCGCTACTACTTCTGGTTTTTCTGCTTTGCCCTGATGGCCCTGCTGGTGCACCGCCGCCTGGATAATCAGCGCTTCCGGGGCAGCCTCTACCTGCTGCTGGCGGCTCAACTGGTGGTGCTCTATGTTTGGGCCGATCCTTTCCGCGAGCCCCTGCCGCGCTTTTTTGCCGAGATAACCCCCTGGTTCACCGCCCCCTCGGCCTGGGAACAACTGGGAATGTTCATGCAGCTCTACCCCCGGCTGGAGTTTTACTACACCGCCTCCTACATGTGGTTTCACCCGCCACTGCTCTTTATCTCTTATGCCTGTATCACCATCTTTTTTGCCGTCTCCCTGCTGATGCTGATTCGCCGGGAGCTGGAAGTGGAGAGGGTGGGCTATGACTACGCCAAGTTCGGTTATTTTCTACTCACCCTGGGGATGCTGCTGGGCTACCCCTGGGCCCTCAAGGCCTGGGGCCCCAACTGGTGGTGGGACCCCAAGGTCAGCAGCTCCATCATGCTCTGGGCCATCTTCAGCACTTACCTGCATACCCGGATCTATGCCAACAAGAAAGGGATGTGGTACTTTTCCGCCGCCCTGGGGCTGCTATGTTTCGTGGCGATGATTTTCACCTTTGTCGCCTCCTATATCTTTCCCGGTGAACACTCTTTGTAA
- a CDS encoding substrate-binding periplasmic protein: MPLSLMQWLLLTGLLLITQPAFSATSSPASDPTSGPAEPPRLVLNSPFSAPITSPDQDGFLDLLYAELFGRLGIDFEIQLLPGERALRNADAGIDDGDVCRIAGLDAIYPNLRRTSEAVLEYRMTIFSRRHDFEVTGPASLEPYELGFLSGWKILEDVTADHPRRIMLDDTEQLFLMLAHDRLDLALIDRILGLEAVARLDVEDVRVLEPSLLHGHWYLYLHKRHQELLPAIDRELRRLKEDGTYERLRRRAFGKFETFDAEEHIP; this comes from the coding sequence ATGCCGTTATCGTTGATGCAGTGGTTGCTGCTCACCGGTTTGCTGTTGATTACGCAGCCGGCCTTCAGTGCGACTTCGTCTCCCGCCTCCGACCCCACTTCCGGCCCCGCCGAACCTCCGCGCCTGGTGCTCAACAGCCCCTTTTCCGCGCCCATTACCTCTCCCGACCAGGATGGCTTTCTCGATTTGCTTTATGCCGAGCTTTTCGGCCGCCTGGGCATTGATTTTGAAATTCAACTGCTGCCCGGCGAACGGGCCCTGCGCAATGCCGATGCCGGGATCGACGACGGCGATGTCTGCCGGATTGCCGGCCTGGACGCCATCTATCCAAATCTGCGCCGAACCTCCGAGGCGGTGCTGGAATACCGGATGACCATTTTCAGCCGCCGCCACGATTTTGAAGTGACCGGCCCGGCCAGCCTGGAGCCTTACGAGCTGGGTTTTTTAAGCGGCTGGAAAATCCTGGAAGATGTTACCGCCGACCACCCCCGCCGTATCATGCTTGATGACACCGAGCAGCTTTTTCTGATGCTGGCCCATGATCGCCTGGATCTGGCCCTGATCGACCGGATTCTGGGCCTGGAGGCCGTGGCGCGGCTGGATGTGGAGGATGTCCGGGTGCTTGAGCCCTCTTTGTTGCACGGCCATTGGTACCTCTACCTGCACAAGCGGCACCAGGAGCTGCTGCCGGCCATCGACCGGGAGTTGCGGCGGTTGAAAGAGGATGGCACCTACGAGCGCCTGCGCCGCCGGGCTTTCGGGAAATTCGAAACGTTTGATGCCGAGGAGCACATACCCTGA
- a CDS encoding ATP-binding protein, whose amino-acid sequence MSNTRFSWWHSIGRRFIIYILLFSSVVTLLGTAVHLYFEYRRDLRSIEANIKQIETGYLASISEGLWSFNERMVRVQLLGILDLPDIRYLEIKREGEAPFAIGEPVRERSVMYHFPLRYSHRGQEIDLGRLKVVVGMDEVYARMWSRVLVIFATQAVKTFFVSTFIFFLFYFLVGRHLGVLADYARSLKLSRLDRPLVLHRGGLSGSDQDELGQVATAINEMRQALLAESEQREKMAAQLLQAQKMEAVGTLAGGVAHDFNNILTPIIGYCELAKMQLSPAEQEKMQVEEILQAARRARDLVQQILTFSRRQEQERVRLELQPIIKENIKFLRSSLPSTIEISQDLAADCGQVLADLTQIQQVILNLCTNAAQAMEEQGGVLEINLRRVEIGDSQQLAGEPLPPGNYACLTVSDTGVGMDGVTRQRIFEPYFTTKEQGKGTGLGLAMVHGIVRGHGGRLAVYSEPGKGTVVRVFLPLAEAAGGTAATPAADTGESAPRGTERILVVDDESRIVEMLTGLLGHLGYRAQGRTDSREALALFRQDPRAFDLVISDQTMPGLTGGELAKALREIRPDLPVIICTGFSTRMSAEQARREGIDGYLMKPFSLDDIAGLVRRVLDGDSAT is encoded by the coding sequence ATGAGCAACACCCGTTTTTCCTGGTGGCACAGCATCGGTCGCCGTTTTATCATCTATATCCTGCTCTTCAGCTCGGTGGTGACCCTGCTGGGCACGGCGGTGCACCTCTATTTCGAGTACCGCCGGGACCTGCGGAGCATCGAAGCTAATATCAAGCAGATCGAAACCGGTTACCTGGCAAGCATCAGCGAAGGGCTTTGGTCTTTTAACGAACGCATGGTCCGGGTGCAACTGCTGGGGATTCTCGACCTGCCCGACATCCGTTACCTGGAGATTAAGCGCGAGGGTGAAGCGCCTTTTGCCATTGGTGAGCCGGTGCGGGAGCGGAGTGTGATGTACCACTTCCCTTTGAGATACAGCCACCGGGGACAGGAGATTGATCTGGGCCGCTTAAAGGTGGTGGTGGGCATGGATGAGGTTTATGCCCGGATGTGGAGCCGGGTGCTGGTGATTTTTGCCACCCAGGCGGTGAAAACCTTTTTTGTTTCCACCTTTATCTTTTTTCTCTTCTACTTCCTGGTGGGCCGCCACCTCGGGGTGCTGGCCGATTACGCCCGCTCCCTCAAGCTAAGCCGTCTGGATCGGCCGCTGGTGCTCCACCGTGGCGGCTTGAGCGGCTCGGACCAAGATGAACTGGGCCAGGTGGCAACGGCCATCAACGAAATGCGTCAGGCTCTGCTGGCGGAAAGCGAGCAACGGGAGAAGATGGCCGCCCAGTTGCTTCAGGCTCAGAAGATGGAGGCGGTGGGGACCCTGGCCGGTGGGGTGGCCCATGACTTCAACAATATTCTCACCCCCATCATCGGCTACTGCGAACTGGCCAAGATGCAGTTGTCGCCGGCGGAACAGGAAAAAATGCAGGTGGAAGAAATCCTGCAGGCGGCCAGACGGGCCCGCGACCTGGTGCAGCAGATTTTAACCTTCAGCCGGCGCCAGGAGCAGGAGCGCGTCCGGCTTGAGCTGCAGCCGATCATTAAAGAGAATATCAAGTTCCTGCGCTCTTCCTTGCCCAGCACCATTGAGATCAGCCAAGACCTGGCCGCCGATTGCGGCCAGGTGCTGGCGGATCTGACCCAGATTCAGCAGGTGATTTTAAACCTCTGCACCAACGCCGCCCAGGCCATGGAAGAGCAGGGTGGAGTGCTGGAGATTAATCTGCGCCGGGTGGAGATTGGCGACAGCCAGCAGCTTGCCGGGGAGCCTTTGCCGCCGGGGAATTATGCCTGCCTGACGGTGAGCGACACCGGGGTGGGGATGGATGGTGTTACCCGGCAGCGGATCTTTGAACCTTATTTCACCACCAAGGAGCAGGGCAAAGGCACCGGGCTGGGGCTGGCCATGGTGCATGGGATTGTAAGAGGGCATGGGGGGCGGCTGGCGGTTTACAGTGAGCCGGGCAAGGGCACGGTGGTGCGGGTTTTTCTGCCGCTGGCGGAAGCTGCCGGTGGTACGGCAGCAACGCCGGCAGCCGATACTGGCGAGTCGGCGCCTCGGGGGACGGAGCGAATCCTGGTGGTGGATGATGAAAGCAGGATCGTCGAAATGCTTACCGGCCTGCTGGGGCACCTTGGCTACCGCGCCCAGGGGCGGACCGACAGCCGGGAGGCGCTGGCGCTGTTCCGCCAGGACCCCCGGGCCTTTGATCTGGTGATCAGCGATCAGACCATGCCGGGGCTCACCGGCGGCGAGCTGGCCAAGGCCCTGCGAGAGATCAGGCCTGATTTGCCGGTGATTATCTGCACCGGCTTCAGCACCCGGATGAGTGCCGAACAGGCCAGGCGGGAAGGGATTGATGGTTACCTGATGAAGCCCTTCAGCCTGGATGACATCGCCGGCCTGGTGCGCCGGGTGCTCGACGGGGATTCCGCAACTTAA